The following are encoded in a window of Phaseolus vulgaris cultivar G19833 chromosome 3, P. vulgaris v2.0, whole genome shotgun sequence genomic DNA:
- the LOC137807009 gene encoding UPF0481 protein At3g47200-like, producing METSSDKSREQLRKMDHSPISAKIEADKDLVSSIKERLEAVSSLKSIFRVPEKLLEANENMFIPGNVSIGPLHHGKDGLKYMEDRKWHYMFTLLNRQPNRLESSLHECANAMSDLEKPARNFYAEELKLRSNQFIEMMLVDGCFIIELLLKYALKGIRRRGDPIFVTPGLLNRVRCDLILLENQIPFLILQRLFQIVHIQVQHDQTLTLSELIFRFFRKMLPGDREFVNEKFSQEGYHLLDLIRQCYLPNYARVVSTKSISQGDLECATKLKKDGIKSKRSNTKFLLNLKFANGVLHVPPFTLHHFIEMLFSNMIALEQHQNDSQPVTSYALLMQAMVCTEKDAKLFHKLRILIMDNYPEKEVCDLFKRLCRKVEYEEDKFYFAGLIEQIFEYKRAPKSWRKILKCNWLKTRTT from the coding sequence ATGGAAACAAGCAGTGACAAATCCAGGGAGCAGTTAAGAAAAATGGATCACAGCCCTATTTCAGCTAAGATAGAAGCAGATAAAGATCTTGTATCATCGATCAAAGAGAGGCTTGAAGCGGTTTCATCTTTGAAATCCATCTTCAGAGTCCCCGAGAAACTCCTAGAAGCAAATGAGAATATGTTCATCCCTGGCAATGTTTCTATTGGTCCTCTCCATCATGGCAAGGATGGTCTCAAATACATGGAAGATCGCAAGTGGCATTACATGTTCACACTGCTGAATCGACAACCAAACCGTCTAGAGTCAAGTTTGCACGAATGTGCGAATGCAATGAGCGATCTAGAGAAGCCAGCACGAAATTTCTATGCAGAAGAACTCAAACTCAGAAGCAACCAGTTCATCGAGATGATGCTAGTTGATGGGTGTTTCATCATTGAGCTTCTCTTGAAATATGCTCTAAAGGGTATAAGACGTCGTGGTGACCCCATATTTGTCACGCCAGGGTTGCTCAATAGAGTGAGGTGTGACCTTATATTGTTAGAAAACCAAATACCCTTTCTCATTCTTCAAAGGTTGTTTCAAATTGTACACATTCAAGTACAACATGACCAGACCCTGACCCTCTCTGAGCTTATCTTTCGTTTCTTCAGAAAAATGTTGCCGGGGGATAGGGAATTTGTGAATGAGAAGTTTAGCCAAGAGGGTTACCATTTGCTTGACCTGATTCGCCAGTGTTACCTTCCAAACTATGCAAGAGTAGTGTCCACGAAAAGTATATCTCAAGGTGATCTTGAGTGTGCAACAAAGCTCAAGAAGGATGGGATTAAGTCCAAGAGATCCAACACCAAGTTCTTACTAAACTTGAAATTTGCAAATGGGGTGCTTCATGTTCCTCCCTTCACACTCCATCATTTCATAGAAATGCTATTTTCCAATATGATAGCATTAGAGCAGCACCAAAATGATAGTCAACCTGTCACATCTTATGCCCTTCTAATGCAAGCCATGGTGTGCACTGAAAAAGATGCCAAGCTGTTCCACAAACTAAGGATACTGATCATGGATAATTACCCTGAGAAAGAAGTTTGTGATCTGTTTAAGAGGCTTTGCAGAAAAGTGGAATATGAGGAGGATAAATTCTACTTTGCAGGGCtaattgaacaaatttttgagtaTAAAAGAGCCCCGAAATCATGGAGGAAGATATTGAAATGCAATTGGCTTAAAACTCGTACTACATGA